The nucleotide sequence AAAGAATAACTCTTATAAACTCATCTTCAGAAAGATGAAGAGTAGAAACTGTTTCTTTTATTTCTTTAAGACTCATGGATATTATCTGATGATCAAAAGGAACAGGTCTACTAATATGACCCGGAAGAACAATACTGCTATAATCAAGACCTAATAATTTCATTAAAGAATTATAAAGTATAGAAGCCCTTTTCGCAGCCTCAGCTTCACTTGCCTTTAGATCAGGCCTTCCTACACCATTTGTAAAGAGTGTATCACCTGTCAACAAATATTTGTTGTCGATCATATAAGTGGTGCTATCCATAGTATGACCAGGAGTATGCAATGCTCTTAAAACAGAAGTTCCGAATTGCAATTCATCGTTATCTTTAATTCTGGAAAAAGAGTATTTCAATTTATACTGATCAGGCATATATAATGTACCACCGGATAGTTCAGAAAGAGCAAGCGATCTGGAAAGATGGTCAGCATGAATATGGGTATCTATAACATACTTGATTTTCCAGCCGTTTTGTTTTGCCACAGCCAGATAGATGTCAGGACTTAAAGATGCATCTACTACGATGGCCTCACTTCCCGAACCAAGAACATAAGACAAACAGCCTTTTCCTGTTCTACGCACCTGAACAATCTTTAGATTATTATCTTCAATTTCTGCAGTATTCCAAGAAAGAGACCATCCTTTCATTCCTCCTTCCAATGAGTAAGCCTCAATACCCTTTTTTCTTAGTTCGTCTGCTGCAATTTGGCTTGTTCTTCCAGCAGCACAAACAGTAACAACTTTAGTATTTTCAGGAATATTTATTTCATCTAAAACTGATAAATCACCTTCATTTAGCCTATTGTAAGCATCAATATAATTGCTGCCAGGAATAAACCATTCTTCACGCTGTTCTTTTGGCCTTACATCAAGAATGTAGACAGACTTTTCTTCTTCAAGCAGGAGTCTTAGTGTTTCAGAATCGATATTATTTAAATCTTTATTATCCATAATTTCAAAAATTAATTTTTACTTATTTCAACATCTAAACCTTTTAATTTCCAGTCAGGAAATCCTTGCTCAAGGCGAATAGCTTTATAGTTATTTTCTTTTAACATAATCACTGCATCATCAGCGAAGACACAAAAAGGACCTCGACAATAAGCAATAATCTCTTTATTTTTTGGCAGCTCATTCAGTCTTTTAGCAAGCTGGTCTATAGGAATTGATATTGCTTGTGATATATGTCCTGAGTTAAATTCTTCCGTAGGCCGTACATCAATCACAACTACATTCTGATTTTCCATTTTTTTAAGTAGTTCATCGATTGTTACGGATTCAAGAGTCTTCTTCTGTGTTCGAAAATCATTTATCACTTTCTCAATTTCAGCGATTCGTTCAGTTCCTAGTTCTCTTAGTAGTTGCCATATATAAGAAACTTTATCACTGGCAAGCCTGTATATGATGAAATTGCCATTTCGCTTTATTTCTACAAGACTTCCTGCTTTTAACACTTGCAAATGCTGAGAAGCATTTGCTATAGACATTCCTGTTTCATTAGAGATCTTTTCAACAGTTCGCTCCCCCTGTGCCAAAAGGTCAATAATTTCAAGTCTTTTTGGATTTGAAAGTGCGTTGCTAACTTTTGCAAGCTCTCCAAATACTTTGTCTTTAAATTCTCTTTTTTCCATTCTTGGTTGAATTAATAATACAAATGTAATAAAACTTATTCAACTATTCAATAAAATTATTGAATAGTTTGCAACTAATTATTTTACAATCAATTAAATCTTTTAGAAATAGAACTTAACCTAATGAATGTTTAAGTCGGACAGATTCCTTGAGGCAGAAAGGCTTATTAAAATGGATGATTTGTCATTGAAATAGAAGATTCCAGAATCTTATTGAGTTAAATTGAAGTCTGGTAAAGTTTTTAGGAAGAAATTAAGAAAAATTGATTTGTAATCGGAAAATAACAATACCTGAATGGATTACTTGTAAAATCCTTGAAATTTAGGATAAAATTAATAGGCTTTACTATTGGGAGTTGCCTTCGGCCGGGCTATCCGCTCCAATTACGAGCTGCCCCTCTCCCAGCCCATGTCGTGATTTCCGCTTCTATCCCTAACTCAAAAAACCAGCGCAAGCATAAGCACACATCCCATAGCCGCACAAGGCCTTGCGAATCCAAAGCTATGGCATAAGTGCATCTGCTCCTCCTTTAAAAATCCAACCTTAAAAAACTAAATCTTTATCCAGCCCAGCCCCTAAGCTATGCTTAACATAACGCAGCCCATTATATTACAGACTTGCAGGCAGCAGTAATATAACCTGACGTTATTTTAAATAGCTTCGGAACGATTGAGATTTGAAAGATATTATAAATTATGTTTTTTTTCTGTGAGGAGATTAACTATAACTTTAATCATGATGTCTTTATCATTTGGGTTGCTTTCAGCGATCATCAGTGTTAAAGCAACCAGAGCATTGTCGGATATTCTTTTGATTCCATCATCTTTGTAAAGAAGATTATTTCGCTCCAGAAACCATACAAAAAGAAAAGCTGCAATACGTTTATTACCATCAACAAAAGAATGATTCTTGACTACAAAATATAATAGATTAGCGGCTTTTTCTTCTGTTGAGGGATACAAATCTTTTCCATCAAATGTCTGATAGATATTTTCCAGAGATCCTTTAAAGGAACTGTCTTTTTCTTTACCAAAAAAGCCTGCAAATTGAGTTTGTTCACCTAATTTAGCAACGGCCTTTTTGGCTTCATCATAGTTGATCCTAAAAATCTCCTTTTTACCTCTTCTTGGTAATTCCAATCTCTGATGATCGTAATCGTCCAGTATTTCAAGTGCAAATGTGTATTCGGCAATAACTCTTATGAGTCCTTCAGCTTCTCCGTCTTTTAGCTGATAGTTATTGATAACTTTTTCCTGCAACTGAACTACTTTCTTTAATTGATCAAGCTGCTCCTGCTTTTCCTTTAGCCTTTTCTCATTTATTGCAAAACCTTTTATCAGGTAATCTTTTAATATTTTATTGGCCCAGATACGGAATTGAGTTCCTCTAATGGATTTTACCCGATATCCAACCGAGATGATAACGTCAAGATTGTAATGCTCAACTTCTCTTTCAACTAGCCTTTTTCCTTCCTTTCGAACTGTTCGTAATTTCCGAACAGTTGGACTTTTCTCCAGTTCTCCTTCTTTGTATATCCTACTTATGTGCTCACTAATGTTGGCTTTACTAGATACAAATAACTCTACCAATTGAGCCTGCGTTAACCATACTGTGTCATCTTCCAGTCTAACCTCCAAACTAGCCCTTCCATCAGCAGCTTCATATATTACAACTTTATCTAATTCTTCCATTTTAAAATATGTTAAGCTTTCGACCTGGTTTTGAAGTGTTGCATATTTTGCAACAGATGAATCAGGCATAAAAATATTAATTATAAGTGGAAGTTAAAAAAATACCAACCCGACCCAAGCATCCCTGCCTACCGCAGGCAGGTGCACACATCCCATAGCCGCACAAGGCTCAGCACAAACCAAAGCTATGGCATAAGTGCATCTGCCCTACTCGATGAAAAGCCCCTTCTAAAAAACTTAATCTTTTCCCCTGCCCAAAGCCCTAAGCTATATTAACATAACGCAGCACATTATGTAACAAATGTATAATTATTGTCTGAACCAGAATTCTCAGAATGAAAGAATTACCAGAATGAAGACTGCCAACAGTCAAGCGAAAAAATTTGAATACCTTAGAGACTATTGGTAAAGCATTTCTAATGATGACACTGCCACATAAAAGTTAAAAAAGAATGTCATCTTGAGGAGCGAAAGATCTGTTAGTACGAGAGCTGCAATGTTTGTCCATTGTTTATTGCCTAATGTCTGAATCAGAATTCTCAGAATTTAAGAATTATGAAACTCCTTTTCCGATGCCAAATACCATATCGCTTCTTATTATACCCAAGCTCCTGAATTCTTATTTAAAATAAAGCCATACACAGAGATATTTGTCTTAGTCTAACTGGCCCCTCTCTAAAGTAAATTATTTAACCAAACCCTATTTAACATAATGTAAAGATTGGTTGGCTTGAGTCAATTATATACCTATCCCTACGGCGATCTTTTCACTAACCCTATAATGCGATCATTAGACTCTTGATTTCCTTTTCCTCCTTAAATTAGTTCACTGATTGAATTAGTCTCGCTTTTTGGTGAATGATTTAGTGTTCTACACTGCTGTAGTTCGTTAAACCCCTTTAGCAATTTCTTTCAACTCATGTATGATCTTATTGAAGCGAACCATTTGGTTTTCGTAGTATAAATTGCCTATAATAGCCTCTTGCATGATATCGCTGTTGATAATTTCTAAAAATGCTGTTTTTAAAAATATTTGTACATCTTTTTCTGCCTTGAATATCTGTTCCTTTATACGGGACGAATAATTAAGTAGATACACAATATCCTCATAGTCATGACTTGCTCTCGGATCTTTGCCTCCTCTGTCTTTGAAGGCTGTAAATTTTGTAGCTAAAAAATATTCAAAAGGAAGAATAAATATAGGTATCTCGTCTACCATTACCTCCTCTTTATTTTTAAAGCCGGGTTTAAACCAGGGATTGGCAGGAGCCCAACCTACTTCTTGGGTAGCCATTACATCTACCTTTATATCTTCATACCTAAACCGACAAATTACATTATCTTCATGGGATTGAGTAAAACCTTTTTGAAAAAGTGTGTCTCTTATAATTTTTCAAGTTCACCAGAAGTAGCAATTTCAAAAGTGATATCTACATCTTTAGTGGGACGGACATCATCAGCAGAAGGATCGTCGATATAAAGACTTACCACCGCCCCACCCACATAAACAACTTTTTCATTAAGCTCTCCCAAGGCTTTAGCTATCTTTTTAGTAGCTTCTCTATTGATGTGGGTATTTTTCATAATAGCCGCTTTTTAAGTTCTTCAACGGCCAGCCTTTTTTCCCTTGCCTTTCCTACCCGTAAAGCATCCCCTAATGCCATCAATTCATAAAAAAAAGAATCTTTCAAGCAGGCTTCCGGTACTTTTGGATGAAGAGGTTCTATAGCTTGTCCACGTACTTGCCCTTCTGCATAAGGCCAAACATAAGGTTCTTCACTTACAATTTCATCGCTTAAAGGTTTTGCAGAATGTGCCGTAGGCAATCCTCTTAATAAAGCTCCTGGCTGTTGTGGATAAACATAGCGTAAGCCATGCTCCAAAAAATCCAGGAGGGCGAGCTTCATTAACTTCTTCTTATCAGGGGAAATTAATCCAGCTATAACAGATCGATTGATACTTTCACTAATCTCACTGGCGCTGATGGCTAATTCATAAGATAAATCTTTCATAAGCCAGGGTTTGTTTCCTTTTGCAGCAATTTTAAGCAAAACAACCACATCATGAGGACGCATTCCTGTATGTTGTTTCATCTTTTTATCTTGTTAAGAGGAAGCAAGGTAGATAAAAAGTTGCAAATTCGCAATTCGCGATTCGCGAATTGCGAATTTAAGAATTATCAGAACTATGAAACTCCTTTTCCGATGCCTCCTTGGCAAAGGAAACAAGTACCATATTGCTTTTAATATGTAATTATTGTCTGAATCAGAATTCTCAGAATTTAAGAATTAACAGAATGAGAATGCCAACAATCCAATCGAATGATTAAAACTGTAACCGCTACTTATACTAATTCCTTTTCCGATGCCAAGTACCATATCGCTTCTTATTATACCCAAGCTCCTGAATTATTTTTTAAACTAAAGCCATACACAAGAGTATTTGCCTTAGTCTAACATGACCCCTCCCTAATGCAGATTATTTAATCAAACCCTATTTAATATTAGGGTTACCCATTTAGATATCTTATGTGTTATTAGCTTACATAGGCTCGCTTAGTTACTTTTTGCCTCGCCGGCAGGGTCTTACTTTTTTTCTTAGACAAAAAAAGTAAGCAAAAAAGTCAAGGCCTGTGATGAAATTTGCTAAACTTTATAACCATTACGCTAAAAAATTTGAAACTCACCCTCCTTGCGTCGGGCTCAAACAGCAAATTTTTTGGCCGCTCCATGCTTATAAAGTTCTTAACGCAATTTCATCAATGGCCGCCTTATTTTCTAACAATGGCACATACCACCATTCAAAGAAGGCTATTTAAAGCATTTTATCTTACAAAAAAAACTTATTACTTCCTAGAGACTTAAATGGGTAATCCTATTTAATATAATGTATAGAAATAAAGAACGTCCATTCATTACTGCTGTATTAGGATTTTCATATTAAAAGCTGTATTTCAATACTTTAATAAATATTAGAATAAGATATATTAAAACTTATCTATGCTCTTGTTTAATTTTGTCAAGTACATGATAACTAACCTTAGATGCAATTAACTCTTGCTCGTCTTTATTCAATTGCTGTGAATACGATTTTTCGACTCTTTTAAAAGGAACTCCAGAAACACAAAATGATTTGTACTTTAAATTTACGGTTATATGAACC is from Cytophagaceae bacterium ABcell3 and encodes:
- a CDS encoding virulence protein RhuM/Fic/DOC family protein, whose product is MPDSSVAKYATLQNQVESLTYFKMEELDKVVIYEAADGRASLEVRLEDDTVWLTQAQLVELFVSSKANISEHISRIYKEGELEKSPTVRKLRTVRKEGKRLVEREVEHYNLDVIISVGYRVKSIRGTQFRIWANKILKDYLIKGFAINEKRLKEKQEQLDQLKKVVQLQEKVINNYQLKDGEAEGLIRVIAEYTFALEILDDYDHQRLELPRRGKKEIFRINYDEAKKAVAKLGEQTQFAGFFGKEKDSSFKGSLENIYQTFDGKDLYPSTEEKAANLLYFVVKNHSFVDGNKRIAAFLFVWFLERNNLLYKDDGIKRISDNALVALTLMIAESNPNDKDIMIKVIVNLLTEKKHNL
- a CDS encoding metalloregulator ArsR/SmtB family transcription factor; translation: MEKREFKDKVFGELAKVSNALSNPKRLEIIDLLAQGERTVEKISNETGMSIANASQHLQVLKAGSLVEIKRNGNFIIYRLASDKVSYIWQLLRELGTERIAEIEKVINDFRTQKKTLESVTIDELLKKMENQNVVVIDVRPTEEFNSGHISQAISIPIDQLAKRLNELPKNKEIIAYCRGPFCVFADDAVIMLKENNYKAIRLEQGFPDWKLKGLDVEISKN
- a CDS encoding MBL fold metallo-hydrolase, producing MDNKDLNNIDSETLRLLLEEEKSVYILDVRPKEQREEWFIPGSNYIDAYNRLNEGDLSVLDEINIPENTKVVTVCAAGRTSQIAADELRKKGIEAYSLEGGMKGWSLSWNTAEIEDNNLKIVQVRRTGKGCLSYVLGSGSEAIVVDASLSPDIYLAVAKQNGWKIKYVIDTHIHADHLSRSLALSELSGGTLYMPDQYKLKYSFSRIKDNDELQFGTSVLRALHTPGHTMDSTTYMIDNKYLLTGDTLFTNGVGRPDLKASEAEAAKRASILYNSLMKLLGLDYSSIVLPGHISRPVPFDHQIISMSLKEIKETVSTLHLSEDEFIRVILSKIPPTPPNYLKIVELNFSGDLNSVDPKEVEAGANRCAIS